A segment of the Myripristis murdjan chromosome 20, fMyrMur1.1, whole genome shotgun sequence genome:
TAAGGAGCATGCATATTAAAGACGCCAATTACAATAGGTGCTTATAACTCGTTTGTAGCACTGAGATGTctcacagctgtgtgtgcacattgaACAGCGCCACCGAAGCTAACGCTAGCTGACAGGCTGGCTACACGGCTAACGCTAGCGATGTAGCTTAGCTCAGTTACCCTGACCCTGCGCCATTTACCATCCAgcaagctaacaagctaacagtttGCGGGCAACGGTCAATAGTTTAAATTGGACTCGTCACCAACTTACCGCAAAACTAAACTGCGGTCTGTTCCCGTTGCCGCTGAGTAAAACAGGGGGAGGTAAAAGCGAGGCTTGAGTGGAGTTGCAACTTACCTGCTGCTAGCAAAGCCACAggggaggatgatgatgatggcagttCTTCTTCTGGTTGTCATGCTAGCCATTGCTAACGCTGGTTAGCTCCCTTCAGAACCAGAACGCCTccgagggagaaaaaaaaaaagaaagaaagaaagaaaagaaaaaaaaagaaagaaagcgtCTTCTCggcttttaatttttaaagtaTGGCAAACTCACCCCGAGGTCTTAGAGGGAAGCGAACGGGAGTTGGATACAAGccggtgctgttttttttttttttttttttttttttttcttctctgaagGTAAAACTTGGATGGCTGGCTAAGCTTACttcgacaaaaaaaaaaaaaagaagcttcaaACTGACCACCAAGCCACTTTGCAGACGAATTGTGATTGGATAGCGGATGCCACCAATCACCTGTGGAGAGCTCGGTGAAGATGAGCTCACTGCTTCTCCCGCCcccatgataataataataataataataatgattaataataataataatattattaataataataattaaagtgTCCGTATCACTGTTCATTGCTCATGTTCTACATAAAGAGAGGGGTAAAGGATTTGCTAtacattaaatgttttttgtatttaaatccacagacacacaaaaaaatgcagcttaatgtgctgctgttcatttatttaagcCGTCCACTCACTGGCTAACAACTGATAAGATGCAACAGATCCAGTGCTTTGCAAACATGGTTGCAGTGTTTGTTATGTAACAGTCTCCAGggctgctgcttctctctccccctctctctccctgcccctTCAAATAAGTCTTGTTGCAAGGGAGGGCAGGGCTGCCTCTACCTTGGCTGCCTCTGCCAGGATGGGATCGGCTGACGCGGTGGTATTCGCAGCCCACATTTTTCATCAGACACAGATGAAAGAGAATGCTGCATGGTGGAAGCATATGGAATCGTTTTCTCTGatgctccaccaccaccaccacccactgGCTGTTAAAGCTGCGTGCACGCCTGCCCAGAGACACTTACAGGGAGTGGAGGAGGCTGGCATAGCTATGATTAATATTGCTTTACTCAACTCTCCCAGCAAGGTCATCAGCAGCCATCTGTAGGCAGTGAGGAACCCCCCCTCCCGAAAATCCATCTAGATTTGAACATCCCATTCCATTGTTCCTGTGTGCTTACACGATTCAGTCCAATGCACTGGCAAACTGCTGCTACTACACAAGCAAGCTGTTGTTTTGAAGTGCACTGCACGGCTGTGCAATGCATAGTTTATTTGCAGTGCTATGTATCAAGTCTGCAACGCTCTGTATGATGAATTCAAAGGTGTCTGTTGGACTGTGATAGCACACCAGAGGCTGCGAGTCAAAAATAGCTTCTTCTATGACTAGGTACTATAATGAACTGTAAATAAAATGGGAAGCTGCCCTATCATTTCCAACAGGATGGCACTGTATTCTCCTCTCACCTAGAGGGCAGTGGAGACCCATCTAAAGGCCTGTGTTTCACTGGCATCATAATGCATAATGCAGAGTGTTCACCTCACTATCTCTCGCCTTCTGAGACCTAAGTAACATAGACGGACCAAGCATCAGCATAAATATGAGATCTTCTTTATGTAAGGTTCACAAAATATTGCACTCTACATACGTGGAAATTGAGAAGTGTAGAAATTAATTGCATCGGCATCAATTTTGAATTATTCCACGGGCACAACTAACCTTGTAAAAGAAGCAGCAATGGGGGGAGtgctgtttgcatttgtgtgcgtgCAGTGGATGCAGGGACGGGAAGGGAAGGGATGGAGACTGACAGTCCAGAATAGCACATTAAGATCAAAAGAGAGTAAGTCAGACATCAACATCCGTTTCCACCCTGCTGAACAAGTTGGACCTACTGCTGGCAACAGTTCAGGTAAAGGATGTTGTTTCATTGTGTCGCACAGCAGGGATCCTGATTGAAAAGAGGATCTGTTCCCATTTGCGCTGTCACTGTTCTTTATATTTTGGGTTGACAGTAGTTGTGATGGCACTTCTGTAGATCGGGTTGTCCCTCTGCAACAGAGTAGAAGGAAGCATCATCGCATACAGTGTGTTGAAATTAGACGTTAATTTTTTATGTGACATATTTACAGGTATATTGCAGGCACTGGTGATCAAGGACTTTCATGTTGCTATCATGCCATAAAAAAGGCCGTCTCAACATATGTGATATATACAGCATATATTTATAAAgtctgctgtttatttgatGTCTCAAGCTGTCTTCTTGCACTTCATGTTTTCCTATTGTCTCGGTACCATTTGTGCCAGTGTGCTCTTGTGTTTCCGCATTAGATGTCAACATGTCTCTGCACCaatgtcacaaagacaaatTCCTGCGTTTATTGTTTTGACTctgactgacagacactgacagaagGGATTGTTTGGACAGGCCTTACCCTGTTCCACCGCCTCTTCTCTAGCTCTCTCTGGAAGCGGGCAAACTCCCTGCGGTCATGGATGCTGGTGAGTAGTTTCCATAGCAGCAAAAAAGCCACACCCAGCACCACAACAGAAGCTGATGCCACTGCAGTAATCAGAACCACATTAGGACCTGATGGGCATTCTTGAGAGGCAGAGCCAGCCAATGCAGATTGGAACAGAATGCAAATGAATTAAttccaaaaatgtatttcagatGAAATAAACATGTCTGTTGAATCAGTGTTACACATATTTAAAGCGACGCTGGGCAGCTTTTCATGTTGGCAGCTCCAAATGGCAGTGATAGGTAATTTTCTGAGAAATTTGAATCCCAGTATTTATGTGATGAGAGTAAACTACATATAGCATATTCATTTTTACACCCTCAGCCAGTCTGTGATCACTTAATACCAAATGCATACCAAACTGATGAGAGGGGAGAATATTTCTCAATGGAGAGAATTTCCCTGAATGCAATATTCACTTGGTAAGTGTTCAGAGGACAGTTTTGTATTTCACCCCTAAGTTTAAATTCATCACCGTCTGACTTAGAGGGGATGAGACACTTTTCTTTACCGGAGCCACACTTTGTGATTCAGCCTGATAAGACAGCTATTTTCACATAAAACCTTGTCTAACTGATTTGCTCTTATGTGTTATTCATATTAAAGTGGATTCCTACCCAGAGGCTACAGCTGTATTTGCTCCTTCATGCTTGTGcgatacatccaccaagtttggtccattaactcgTTCTCTGTCACAAGAACGAGAGCTTCACCGGGAGTGCACTGCTCCacaacaacatgattttgagtggcaatacaaagctgaaaaaaatgtcttgaaggatgcacaacaacacagttgggagtgagttactgcctcaaacggaggagttcaagtatcttggGGTCTTGTTCACAAGTGAGGGTAAAATGGACTGTCATGGTGAAGAGGGAGTTGAGGCAGAAGGCAAAGCTCTCAATTTACCCGATGATCTTTGTTCCAACTCTCACCTATGGTCACAGACTCTGGGTAGTGACCCAAGGAATGAGATTGCAGAATTGCAGATACATGAGTGTACTTTGCAAGGTGGCTGGGCACACCCTTAGGGAAGaggtgaggagctcagacatcCGCGAGGAGCTTGGAGTAAAGCCACTGCTCCTGTGCGATGAGAGGAGCCAGCGGAGGTGGTTCGGGGGTGTCTAGTCAGAATGCCTCCTGGGCGCCTCCCCATGTAGGTGTTCCAGAAACATCCAATTTGAAGGAGACCCCAGGGCAGACCCAGTACATGCTCGGGAGATTATATATCCAGCCTGgtctgggaacgccttgggactccccaggaggagctggtggatgtggccaggGAAAGGAATGCCTGGGCtgccctcctcagcctgctacTACCACAACCTGGTCCCGGAAAGCGGCAGTAAATTTATGGATATTGCAGCAGCATGTTTGCTTTGGTTTTAATTTCAGCGATCTTTTCAGCCAGCTCGTTGTGCGTCCTTCAAAACTATTTTGCACAGTACACTCTTGGTGAAGCTCCCGTTCTCATGACAGGGAAGTATTAAATCATGTATTACACTCGCATGGACACACAAATACCACTTCATGGGTACAAATCAAAACTATCGATTTAATATATGTTGATACTCATTATAAGAGAAACTGTTTACCTCGTTCAAGGGCAACATGAATGTGGACAGAGCCCTCTTTTTGTCCAGCCCTGAGCAGGAAGTGTACTCTGCAGCCCTCGGTGTCCAGTTCCATACACCTGTGGAGACCTGCAGAGGGCGGGACTAGGGCTAGCAGAGCGGCCTGTCCCACCACAGTGAGGTTCAGGTGGGCACACCGTGTCTCACACTCCTTGGGATTCAAACTCTGGGAGAAGGCCCTGCACAAGATGCACTCCCTATGGAAAGGAAGTCATTATCATCTGAACTATGAATGCAATCAAAAACCAAATGGCAATGAACGCACCAAAAGCCCTAAAGAGATGATTCATCTGTATgtaaattataaatatacagGATTTTAGGACAATGTGGCAAATtatttgtgtgctgtgtttgaaaGGGAACTGATCATTTCACCACTGATACACTGCACTGATTATGTAAACAACATCATTTTTTAGCCACCATGATATCTGGTCAGctaggggttttcaaagtgggttcTGGGGATCCCTCAGGGTACTCGAGGGGCTTCCTGGGTGTCCTCATGCAAAATAGTTTCATTACAACTTAATTCACCCGAAATTGTTATGATACAACATAACGTGTGTGTGAATACTTTAACATTATACATTAACCTCACCACTTTGAACGCTTGCCAATATAATTAGATGGCATCTAAACAGtttaacacaaataaaaatctcttttcatatcagggttccgcaggcaaaatcacttcaaatgtggGGTCTGCAGCCTAATGAGGGCCGACTTGTGGTTCTGgaatatgaaaatgtttgaaaacccctgagcTAGTTATCTCTGTCATGGTGCATGGGCCTGTACTCGCCTTCGTCTGGTTGGAACTAACTAACAAATCTGATTAAAGCACAAGCATTAGCGGTGGCTAGAGGATgcatgtcattattattatcagcttCTTTGCTAAATTACTATGTCGGTCAGTTTGCTTGCTAATAAAgccacacacagctgtttgttAAGTTGGTGGAACTACTTCCTGTAAAGCGGTAACAGCACTTGAAGTGGAGCCACCATTATCTTAAACTTTATTGAATTGAGCTACAGCTTTTTGAATAAAATTAAGTGTCTATATTGTTCACAGAAGCCCACCTGTGCACGGTGCAGACGCTGGGGCAGGAAGGGCAGAGGTCACACGTTGGGCCCTGGTAGCGGGGGTCCTGGCAGATGCAGGTACCACAGTGGCAGACGCCTCTGCCAGCACATACCTGTCCATCATGCGACAGACAGGACTCCACGCTGAGAGGGCACTCGCACGCGCGCCCACTGAATCCTGggagacactcacacaccccacacacacatctgccctGCCCTGTGACAGCAAAACAGAGTTGTGTattcactgaatgaaaaaaaacatgatgtctACTCTTATTCTGCTGCGAGAGAGCAGACAATAAATATCAAACTGAGGTGAACTTGAGGTAATGTTTTCGTGATGACCATGTCGTGTACAAGTGGTGGTCCAGGACTTACCTCCACCTCCGCATTGCAGTCCTTGGTACTGATCGCAATTGAAATCACTGCATTCACAGTACTGCCCGTAATAAGCTTGGTTAGGCTTTTTGCTGCTCTTATCGCAAACACACttcccacaaacacactgtccATGTCCACTGCACTGCTCTGATGCGTTGTCACGGTGACAAAGGTATGAGTCAACCGCCTCGCCCGACTCCACCTGATTGCATTCACAAAATGTTCCGACTCTCCCCTCTTTACACCTGTGGCACAGAGACAATTGTCTGTTGTTTAATTTCTTCATGAATAACTGTGAACAGGGTTTCTTAAAATAACAGATGTCATCAGGCTATTTCACCTGCATGCTCCGCACTCCAGAGTGCCGTTGCCATGGCTACATGAAGGACTGTGTGGGACTTTGTCCTTTTGACATGAGCAGCCACAAATGGGACTCAGCAGGACCTCCACCTCCTCACTGTAGCCTTGGGGCTTAATAATAACACGGGATGGCCTGTGTGAACTAGTCGCACATGGAGGTGCAGTAATGCTTACATTAAAGCTCACCTGGAAGAGAGGAGAACATTTTTATGTAGAATCGTGGCGCCGCACTAATGAGGTAATCATAATAAGCATTACTGTCAATTTAGCTGTGAATGGCCACATGCTAACAACAGCTATTGCACAATTTACCACACACAGAGCGGGCTCCGCAGTCACACACCTCGTCACCGATGGAGATGTCGGAGCACCGCCTCCCCTGCTCCCCGTCCCTCAGTTTGTGGTCCTTACAGTGTGAAACGTAAGAGATGTGGAAGCCCGGCGGCAGCTTGCTATTCTCCATAACAACCTCAGAGGTCAGCGCCTGGGGTCAATAGCACAGTTAACCTCATAAGTTGAGGAATTGTCAGCAGGCTGCCTGTCTGAGGCTATGACCTGTGTAGGAAGGGAGTTTCTGCCTCACTTACATTATATGCTTCAACTATTATTTGCAGGATGTTGTGGGAGTTGTTGGACAGTGTTCCCACAGCACATTTGGGGAGGACATGTCTCAGGCCCTGCCAGCAAACAATCGCCATATTACAAATGAGTGAGCACACATGCCCATGGGAAACTTTTTCACCATATGAGTctcaatttatttattactgaaaGACAGATAGGCTCTGCTGTACCTTGTACAAGTGGGTGACATCCTCAGTCACTGCGAATATGATCTGGACGTtcttctctctcagtttctcgGCAATGTGGGCCACCGAGGGGTAGTCCTAACACAGGGAGTCGGGGCAGATGTAAAAATGCAATGCATAATACCCGGGACAGAATATATATGTAATCAGCATTTAAGCGCTCTCTCCCACTTCCCTCTATCTCTGTCCTCCCCTTTCCCTCCCATTTAACCACTCTCTCTGTCGCTCATTTCATTCACTCTCCCTGACAGACATTCTATTTCCtccaaatagataaataaataccatTTAGAGAGGAGCGACATCCACATCTTGCACATCCATTTTCAGCCTTGGGTGGCCATTTATCCAGACAGAAATAGATTAATAATCTATCTATATTCAGTCCGACTGTCAACTGCCTAGACTGCGACGAGGTCAAGGCATATAAAACCCTCATGAACCTAACGAGATGGCTGTATAGGGTGTGTGATGCTCaggtacacagacacagatgcatgcaaagagatgcacacacacaaaaaaaaatgcatgcaaatggGCAAGCACAggctcccaaaaaaaaaaaactcacaccGGCGCCCCTGCATccacgtacacaaacacagtcagatTAAGAGATGAAAGCCTCAGTTTGGATTACTCCACAGCCACTCCAGCTGTTTCCCATCAGGGTGTGCCTGTCAGCATCCTCTTTACCCAGGGAGCTGTGCTGTTGATTCTAACCTTTAAATCACTGTCTTTGACTTCTGTCTGCAGCGGCCCGGACCTCTATTTCACCGCTAGGATTGCAGATGGAAATCAATTTAACACGCACTGCAATATCCATTCCATAGGATAAACATCACACGCTCGTCAACACCGCTGCTACCAAACGCCCTGATGTGCAACGGATAGAGGGAAAACACTCTTCGCTGTGATGGCTTGTTCAGCTGAATCTAAACTTtgggcccttttttttttatttgtttattttatttgcatacaGGCATGCGGTATTGCCAGAATCTAAGATCAATAATAATCCTTAAAGAGAAGTGCCCGCACACTGtatcacaaaatatttatttacgtgtaatgctgctttcacatatgacattttgacatcaaaGATCTCATCAGGCATGTATCTCACATAGACGGAACGGGTCCATATATGGATCCCACTCCCTCAGTCTTAGGGTGGAGTGCCAGATTATGTATATTGCATCTATAATAAATAACACTCATCAGTACACAAACATTGACGCATGCGTCACTCAAACATTGATGCATAAGTCCAATAAAATTCCCTAGATGTTCACAGATCCGTCATGTTTATGAGCCTATATATGAATCAATAAACTATAATGAAAAATcgtatcttatcttatcttattttaaacAATTCCATTTCTTAAATATAACCAGTGCTATATAGTAGTTAGAATGTAGAAGATAGATCTAAGTaattgaattaattttatcagaTTTATGCATCTGTGAATATCTGAATGGATGTGATTTATTACAGGTATAGTTGACACAGTCTGGCAGCCAACCTGAGTTAGACTGGGTTGAGTCTATAACTGGACCCGGTCAGTCGTATGTGGGACATGTGCCTGATGAAGATTTGAGGCTGAAACATAAGAtgaaattaacattaaataaatactttggaAGCACTGATCCAGTGTGCAGACACTGCTCTTTAAGAGTTGCTTTTTGCCCTTTTTGTTCCAAAGCACCTGGGAAATAAGCTATTAGGATGTGCATGAACTATGTTCTTATTAAGATTAATAATAAACCTGGGAATTTCCTCTGCTGTACACATTATCATGCAAGTGGCACTTTCCATCGTTGGGCAGAACAATGCCTCCAAGCTTGCCATCCCCTGCAAAGTGGAGGCCAGCATCAGTGGAGAACACCAGCAGACGAGTCACGTTCCTCCAGCCGATCTGCTCCTGGAAGTGAAAAAAGGGGCCGACATATAACTGTCTGTCAATAAACTACCAATTGGAAGTGAATTTGGAACCGTGACAGATATAAGTGCTTCTGACAGGCTTTGAGAAAAGAACCCCCGTCTGCTTTTGCACATAATGATTTGAAAATGCCTGTGGATGAGTAATAGTTTATGCTTTCACGGTCTTCAGGGCTCTAATGTAAAAATCCTCATTATGAAATTATTGTATTACAATACTAATATCTGAACATTTTCTTAATGAGTTTAGACAGAAAGgaataaagaaagacagaaaaaacagcacCCAAAACTGGTTGCCAATGTTTCCCACATAATGCTCAGTATTCTGAAATACACCTCTCATCTATTGTCTGCGGTCTCTCCACTTCCCCCATCTCACacccactgaaacaaaaacaacaatctcTGTATTGCAGTCCCGCTCCCCGCTGTGCATCCTTGCTTTACCTCACACACAGTGGCCTGCATCAGGGCGTCCAGGCCCCCCTCCGGTGAGTCCAGGTTGCCGGAGATCCGCTGCCCCCCCACCAGCTCCGTGAACAGGCTTCCGTTGGCGGTGAGGCTCAGGACGTGGTGGTAAGTGAAGGGAGGGGCGCAGGGCCACGGCTCGGCCCTCTTACAGGGGTTGTGGAGCAAGTCCTCCGCGGTGCTGATGTACGGCATCACCGTCTTATCCACAAACGCACCAAAGCCTTTTATGTTGGGGGATGAATGGCAGACAGGTTGACGGTGAGGGTGGAGGTAAAGCATAAAGTTTTGAGAAGTGATCCAGTGACTGAGGGCTGTaaagtgaatgagtaatgcTCTCTGCTCCCTCAGCAGCTACCGTCGACTTGTCCTTGAACAAAGCACTTAATCCCCAATCGCTCCAGTGGCGCTGCTCAGTGGCCAGTAGTAAGATTAAgattgtactgggcagctccctggtgtgtatgtgtgtaactgtatgaatgtgGTGCAAGGGTAtggctgaaaaagagcatgtgTGCACAGCAAATCTTCtcggataaataaaggttaaatagtAGTTACACATTTCTGGTCATAATGTAACTTAAATCGTGGGCTGGCTTTGCACAACGCAATGTTTGTGCaatcagctctgtgttccctgcaGGCTCGTTCTACATGGTCCAAACTCCTGACCAAAAATTTGTATTAGAGAATTTAATCAGGCACGTATAGTTCAATAGTAGTAAGCAGTTATGTGATGTTTTATTGTGCATGGAGgtcagtaaaaaaacaaaaaacaatttcttaCTTGAAAATGTTCAATAGAAGGGTGTAACTGCTTGATGGCACACAGTGAACAGTTAGTGGAATTTATCAATATTTTTGCATCAATTcatactttttattattattattgtgtattattttagTAGATACTTAATTTATGTCTTGTAGCAGCTTCATAGCAGGATTTACTCCTAAATGATGTTACAAGACATTCACAGGGTCAGGCAAAAGGGGTCGTATTTTAGTGAGAAGCAGGCATAAATGTTtcactgaacacaaacactAGAACGTGCAGGTCGGAAGTCAGAAACACCAACCCCGAGCTTTCCAAATTCTGAGCACCATCGAATGCAGCACTAGTAAATAGTTATAATACCTTAATATCTTGTTACAATCACTTGCTCACTGTAACTCTAAGTTAGTGCCTTCAAGTGCACACCAGAAGCTCGTACATCTGATGTGGGAAGCATCGGATGTTCAAGGGCTCTGATTAGGAATTTTGGAGGTCACATGTTTCATTAGAAAGGTGTTTTTTCAATGGGTACTATGCAACTTCAAAGACCAAACAGCGAAAAGTTGCTTCTTATTCTGCAACCAGGTGAGGAGAAAGAATAGAAGAGACTGTAATGCTGAAgtagaaagaaaacatttttgtgatCATCAAATGTTGCAGCACAGATATTCAGCAAACATTGATATTTCTGAATTTCCTGCTTGTAATTATACCTTTTAGGGAAATATACAGGTGCACAATGTGCCACCAAATTCATCCTCAGCATccaaaatgatgatgcaaacccaGGTCATATTTTGAATGGGATGGTTCTCCGACAGAACTCAGCTAAGCCGCACGGAACTGAAGTTACATTCAAGTTGCACCATGTAAAAGCTTGTGCCAGGAAGACAGACCCATTCTGAAGTCGCTGGTTATGTTCCTCATCTCTTCCATCAGGTCCGTCCCCAACTTCTTGACGTTTGGCAGGTCGTCCTCCATGGAGAAGGACAGGTCCATGAGGTAGTACAGATCAATGGGGTAGTCCTCCACACGCTTGAACTTCAGCTCAAAGGTTTGGGGCTCACCTGCAAATCACAGCGGGGAATTAGAGGAAATCCAAAAACCATCCTTTCATCcatcaaataaaattttcaaGGAAATACTCAAACCCCAGAGGCGAGTTAGACACAGAGCTCAGGTTAAATCAAACTTTCATGCTGCAACATGTAGTATTTATAACTATCAATACAATACTATCCAATTAATTGTGACCCCAGTTGTATCGTTAGTGCTGCCGTTTCTCAATATTAAcccttttgtttgctgttgcgAAGAGcg
Coding sequences within it:
- the LOC115379214 gene encoding integrin beta-1-like; amino-acid sequence: MGSEGTRLTGQSAGKATAGDSPLSFSRCSATGNRDHSDHECQSQGVRSCGECLAAGPHCAWCTEESFAEVGQHIWERCDTAEALLRRGCPSDRLEDPRGSAVLLKNRKITFHPKEQRHRAHHRQVTQLQPQSVLLHLRPGEPQTFELKFKRVEDYPIDLYYLMDLSFSMEDDLPNVKKLGTDLMEEMRNITSDFRMGFGAFVDKTVMPYISTAEDLLHNPCKRAEPWPCAPPFTYHHVLSLTANGSLFTELVGGQRISGNLDSPEGGLDALMQATVCEEQIGWRNVTRLLVFSTDAGLHFAGDGKLGGIVLPNDGKCHLHDNVYSRGNSQDYPSVAHIAEKLREKNVQIIFAVTEDVTHLYKGLRHVLPKCAVGTLSNNSHNILQIIVEAYNALTSEVVMENSKLPPGFHISYVSHCKDHKLRDGEQGRRCSDISIGDEVSFNVSITAPPCATSSHRPSRVIIKPQGYSEEVEVLLSPICGCSCQKDKVPHSPSCSHGNGTLECGACRCKEGRVGTFCECNQVESGEAVDSYLCHRDNASEQCSGHGQCVCGKCVCDKSSKKPNQAYYGQYCECSDFNCDQYQGLQCGGGGQGRCVCGVCECLPGFSGRACECPLSVESCLSHDGQVCAGRGVCHCGTCICQDPRYQGPTCDLCPSCPSVCTVHRECILCRAFSQSLNPKECETRCAHLNLTVVGQAALLALVPPSAGLHRCMELDTEGCRVHFLLRAGQKEGSVHIHVALERECPSGPNVVLITAVASASVVVLGVAFLLLWKLLTSIHDRREFARFQRELEKRRWNRRDNPIYRSAITTTVNPKYKEQ